The proteins below come from a single Miscanthus floridulus cultivar M001 chromosome 1, ASM1932011v1, whole genome shotgun sequence genomic window:
- the LOC136467265 gene encoding uncharacterized protein codes for MARRHSAAGGKSRGAQGRTGPARAGEDGRARRWVGSTCGRRRAVLTAAARAWLGGAAGLGVLGGGGARWRGLIGVGASGSRAVGRCGGAGGARGRVRAVVGVSPAWARWGAARPGWGVLGGGGARWQGLASVGAPGSRASGQRGGSRGARGRGCAVAGSHRRGRAGEPRGRAGGVLGGGGARWRGLAGVGAPARRWRRWPAGDARRASGESRAGG; via the exons ATGGCGAGGCGACACAGTGCAG cCGGCGGCAAGAGCAGGGGAGCACAGGGGCGCACGGGGCCGGCGCGTGCAGGGGAGGACGGCCGCGCGCGCCGATGGGTGGGTAGCACGTGCGGACGGCGGCGGGCAGtgctgacggcggcggcgcgcgcgtggcTGGGCGGCGCGGCCGGGCTGGGGGTGCTCGGGGGTGGGGGCGCGCGGTGGCGGGGGCTCATCGGCGTGGGCGCGTCGGGGAGCCGCGCGGTCGGGCGGTGCGGCGGGGCTGGGGGTGCTCGGGGGCGGGTGCGCGCGGTGGTGGGGGtctcgccggcgtgggcgcgctgGGGAGCCGCGCGGCCGGGCTGGGGGGTGCTCGGGGGCGGGGGCGCGCGGTGGCAGGGGCTCGCCAGCGTGGGCGCGCCGGGGAGCCGCGCGTCCGGGCAGCGCGGCGGGTCTAGGGGTGCTCGGGGGCGGGGGTGCGCGGTGGCGGGGTCTCACCGGCGTGGGCGCGCCGGGGAGCCACGCGGCCGGGCAGGGGGGGTGCTCGGGGGCGGGGGCGCGCGGTGGCGGGGgctcgccggcgtgggcgcgccggcgcggcggtggcggcgctggcCGGCCGGGGATGCGCGGCGGGCGTCGGGAGAGAGCAGAGCGGGCGGATAG